A region from the Mercenaria mercenaria strain notata chromosome 7, MADL_Memer_1, whole genome shotgun sequence genome encodes:
- the LOC128558321 gene encoding E3 SUMO-protein ligase ZBED1-like, whose product MAASIASTKCVAMHALINLVFYNGNTTNFKMHIESEHSLPKDHNSSRVRSSTSGVKPGTFETVIEHKQLTLPCLLGNTKSPKLGMERKQNIDQALMKLVVGKVLPPSLVENQYFTDFTKNLEPRYKPPSRKTLMQSAKKEDIEQQIRNEIKQCTGLSLTHDGWKSSATESYNTTTVHYIHNWELKSAVLNTVKMEGSHTSEKISESVLETKTKWQLPDCIATTDNAANEKKAFALLNMPRFGCYGHRINLVVKNSLTGSNEVSRILGKARRLVTLFHTSSSVNDKLIEKQKLLLIKGVGHKLIADVSTRWNSSLAMLERILEQLPALMAVATDESVSKSARTTLQNCLFTFDETLIAEKVVMLLEPFQKATEVVCAEKVPTINKVIPVVLKLQMGLKENTDDPAIFKSLKRKMAEQLEIRSEIEDLALLGCILSPFTKGFEFMPDQKTKAESLLRNYVLVEDPPPAVKVKQEKDVTSNELKPPLPSLPTLPEVPIEIPVVSLVELEKSTSVEAPLPKKFKSADTEDWLSDIVCIGETKMSREDVLDAELSRYFGSSLKEADAKCTVLEWWKRNEIFFPCIAAVARKILCVQASSVSIERVFSLAGEEVSKKRSRLTPDNVDTFIFLKKKSWKGFGNFENILVNYEA is encoded by the exons ATGGCGGCGTCCATAGCGTCAACAAAATGTGTTGCAATGCATGCTTTGATAAATCTCGTATTTTATAACG GTAATACAACAAATTTTAAGATGCATATTGAGAGTGAACATTCACTTCCTAAAGATCACAACTCTTCCAGGGTCAGGTCAAGTACATCAGGTGTCAAGCCAGGTACATTTGAAACAGTCATTGAACATAAACAGCTAACACTCCCATGTCTTTTGGGAAATACCAAGTCTCCTAAACTTGGCATGGAAAGAAAGCAAAACATTGATCAAGCATTGATGAAACTGGTAGTTGGAAAAGTCCTTCCTCCTAGTTTGGTTGAAAATCAGTATTTCACAGACTTCACTAAAAATCTTGAACCTAGATACAAACCTCCATCACGCAAAACGCTTATGCAATCAGCCAAAAAAGAAGACATTGAACAACaaattagaaatgaaataaaacaatgcaCTGGTTTAAGTTTAACTCATGATGGCTGGAAAAGTTCTGCGACAGAGAGTTATAATACAACTACAGTACATTATATTCATAACTGGGAACTGAAATCGGCTGTCCTGAACACTGTGAAAATGGAGGGATCCCATACATCGGAGAAAATTTCAGAGTCGGTTCTTGAAACTAAGACTAAATGGCAATTGCCTGACTGTATTGCAACAACTGACAACGCCGCCAATGAAAAGAAAGCTTTTGCACTTTTGAATATGCCACGGTTCGGTTGTTACGGCCATAGAATTAACTTAGTAGTGAAAAACTCACTCACTGGATCAAATGAAGTCTCAAGGATTTTGGGTAAGGCAAGACGATTGGTAACTCTCTTCCATACTTCATCTAGTGTAAATGACAAACTCATCGAAAAACAGAAGCTTCTTCTAATTAAAGGAGTAGGTCACAAACTGATAGCAGATGTTTCTACTAGATGGAACTCCTCCCTGGCAATGTTGGAAAGGATTCTAGAGCAGCTTCCAGCTCTTATGGCTGTTGCTACAGACGAAAGTGTAAGCAAGTCTGCGAGAACAACACTTCAGAACTGTTTATTTACTTTTGACGAAACCCTTATCGCTGAAAAAGTAGTGATGCTTCTTGAACCCTTCCAGAAAGCTACCGAGGTTGTTTGTGCCGAAAAAGTGCCAACTATTAACAAAGTCATTCCGGTTGTCCTGAAACTTCAAATGGGCCTGAAGGAGAATACAGATGATCCAGCGATTTTTAAATCCTTGAAAAGGAAAATGGCTGAacagttggaaatcagaagtgaAATAGAGGACCTTGCACTTTTAGGATGTATACTGAGTCCCTTTACCAAAGGCTTTGAATTTATGCCAGATCAGAAAACAAAAGCTGAAAGTCTTCTTAGGAATTATGTATTAGTGGAAGATCCACCTCCAGCAGTTAAAGTTAAACAAGAAAAAGATGTGACATCTAATGAACTTAAACCCCCCTTACCTTCATTACCAACTTTACCAGAAGTTCCCATAGAAATTCCCGTAGTTTCATTAGTAGAACTAGAAAAATCAACAAGTGTTGAAGCACCCCTACCAAAAAAGTTCAAATCCGCTGATACAGAGGACTGGTTGTCTGATATTGTTTGTATTGGAGAAACAAAAATGTCACGTGAAGATGTACTAGATGCAGAGTTATCACGATATTTTGGGTCAAGCTTAAAAGAGGCTGATGCAAAATGTACTGTTTTGGAATGGTGGAaacgaaatgaaatattttttccatgcattGCAGCCGTTGCTAGAAAGATTCTTTGTGTTCAGGCAAGCAGTGTTAGCATTGAAAGAGTTTTTTCACTTGCTGGGGAAGAGGTTTCAAAAAAGAGAAGCCGGCTTACCCCGGATAATGTTGACacattcatatttttgaaaaaaaaatcatggaaaGGTTTTGGTAACTTTGAAAACATTCTTGTAAACTATGAAGCTTAA